The following proteins are co-located in the Candidatus Protochlamydia naegleriophila genome:
- a CDS encoding RHS repeat-associated core domain-containing protein → MQTSEVGNPWRFASKRVDPETGWVYFGRRFYDPSNGRWTTTDPLGFADGPNLYAYLHHSPLSAFDAYGLVGEAYRDGCNVATNPNYFDGISNEYSPVFGDNAGNDAWLNVQKQEWFESAVAGFVHGCVNFVANTCQDFHSLFLIIGMDNLDVSMEEKLLIYQAHITSQNTQIAALDGFVQETMGIDAKNATYQAARDTSLLGLELASLAVAITGAVKAVTYCARLSRLAPLKPKWQNAY, encoded by the coding sequence ATTCAAACCTCTGAAGTGGGCAATCCATGGCGCTTTGCCAGCAAGCGGGTCGATCCGGAAACAGGCTGGGTCTACTTCGGCAGACGCTTTTATGATCCAAGCAACGGACGCTGGACAACAACTGATCCCCTCGGTTTTGCCGATGGCCCCAACCTCTATGCCTACTTGCATCACAGTCCCCTTTCTGCCTTTGATGCCTATGGTCTTGTCGGCGAAGCGTACCGCGATGGCTGCAATGTAGCAACCAATCCTAATTATTTTGATGGTATCTCTAATGAATACTCGCCTGTGTTTGGCGATAATGCCGGTAATGATGCATGGCTTAACGTACAAAAACAGGAATGGTTTGAGTCTGCAGTGGCTGGCTTTGTACATGGCTGCGTTAATTTTGTTGCTAATACTTGCCAAGATTTTCACTCTTTATTCTTAATTATTGGCATGGACAATTTAGATGTTTCTATGGAGGAAAAACTACTCATCTATCAAGCCCATATTACCTCACAAAACACTCAAATAGCTGCTCTCGATGGATTTGTGCAAGAAACCATGGGTATTGATGCAAAAAATGCCACTTATCAAGCAGCACGAGATACAAGTTTACTTGGCTTAGAATTAGCAAGTTTAGCCGTAGCTATTACTGGAGCTGTCAAGGCTGTTACTTATTGTGCAAGACTTAGTAGACTAGCGCCTCTGAAGCCAAAATGGCAAAATGCTTATTAA